The Desulfovibrio inopinatus DSM 10711 genome segment AATACGAATGCCGTTGATGTGCGGGTGGACAAAGTCTACCTCAATAACCTGTTTGCGCTCTTTAATTTTGAAGGGTGGCAAGTTTTTCGTGATGAATATTATGATGGTCAGATCAACCGGGCTCTTGGTCGGGAAGTCACACGCTTTAAGGCAAACGTCCCGTATAAACAAAATACCACGGTGAATTCTACCCTCTCTCTTCCGGATCTGGCTGCGAAGTCTGGTCCTGGACTGTACAGAGTTGCCGCCACGGTTCCTGGCCAATATCAGGGCGCACAGCGTTGGGTGCTGTTGACTGATATCGGTCTGGCAGCCAAACTCGGTACGGATGACGTGCTCGTGTACGCCGGTTCGTTTGCGGATAATGCTCCTATTCCTCATGTCGAAATTCGTATTGTCAACGAGCATAATCAAGTTGTGGCTGAGGGGAGAACCAATACAAATGGGTTGTTTTATAAAAAAGGATTAGCCAAAGCATTTGATGCTGCAAAACCATATATGGTTTGGGCTCGCAAGGGACACGATACGTCTTTTCTGCTGTTCGACCAATTCGGCATTGACACCGCCGGCCTTGATGTGGGCGGTAAAACCCTTTCGCCAGAAGGATACAGCGCGTTTGTTTATGGAGAGCGTAATATCTATCGCCCTGGTGAGCGGGTTGAAGGCATGATCCTGGTTCGCGATGCGCAGCTTGCCACGCCACCGACAATGCCTTTGGTGTTGCGTTTGAACGATCCGCGAGGAAACCGGATAGATGAAACAACTGTTCGTCTTGAAAGGCAGGGCGCTGCCGGATTCCGGTTTGAAATGCCCGATTATGCGCAAACCGGCCGGTATGCCATGGATGTTATCGTGGCAAATACGGTCATTGGCGAATATCGATTTCAAGTCGAAGATTTTGTGCCGGATCGGATTTCTGTCGACATCACATCGAAAATCGTTGCCGCAGCGCCGGGAAAACCTCTGCAATATGATGTCTTCAGTAAATATCTGTTCGGTGCTCCCGCTTCAGGGATGAGCGTCGATACCACGGTTGGCCTTATTCCCTCTGATTTCAAGCCCAAAGGCTTTGATGACTATACGTTCGGTGATCCGGATCGCCGTTTCGAAGCAAAAGAAATATCCAAGCAAGATGGTAGACTGAACGAAGCCGGTGAAGCGTCGTTTTCTGTCGATATTCCGGAGAATTTATCTCCTCCGGCAGGATTAACCGCTGTTGTTGTCGCTCGAGTACGTGAACGTGGAGGACGCGGCGTCAGTGCTGTGAGGCATATTCCGGTTCATGCGTATGCGGCCTATCCTGGTTTACGTGCCGATAATGAAGGCGCAGCCGATCCGGGCAAACCGTTTCATTTTTCGTATGTTCTCATCACTCCGGAAGGTGAGCCCGCAACAACAGGGGCACTGACGGCACGGTTGATTAAAGACCGTTGGCAAACGGTATTACGCCGGAATGATGATGGTGTATTTGCCTACGAAACCGTTCGTGATTCACGCATAATCGATTCGAAGACCATTAAAGCTCCTGCTGGACAAGGCGCTTTCCGGTTCGTACCTCCGGATTTTGGTTCATATCGGGTCACACTTGCCGATCCGGCGAGCGGCGCTTCTGCATCGTTGTCGTTTTACGCTGGTGGATCGGGCTATGCCCCGTGGGCTGTCAAAAATCCTTCGCGGCTTGAGCTTGTTACCGATAAAAAAGACTATGCCGTCGGTGATTCCGCTCGAATTCAAGTCCGTGCACCATTTGCCGGTACGTTGCTGCTTACATTGGAAAATGATCATGTTGTTGATGCCGGCGTGTTCACTGTGACCGGGAACACCGCTGACATTACGTTAAACCTGCCCAAAGCCTGTGCCCCCAATTGCTATGTGACGGGGCTGTTGACACGAACAGGAGATTCTTTTGGTCCGGGTGAGGTCTCGCGTGCTTTTGGCGCGACAAGTGTCGGGGTGGGGCGTAAGGCCGGTCAGATTGATTTGGCCGTGAATGCTCCTGCTTCCATGCGTCCGGAAAATCCGTTGGCAATTGAAGTTACCGCAACGCCGGGTGCACTTGTTACGATCGCTGCTGTGGATGAGGGAATTTTACAGCTTATTTCTCAGAAAACCCCTGATCCCTTTGAATCATTTTATGCCAAGCGTGCTTTGGCGGTGAACTCTTTCGATATCTTCTCATTATTGTTGCCCGATATTCCCTCCGTCGATGGTTTGGCTCCTGCTGGCGGAGGCGGTTTTCTGGATAAACTCAAGCAGATGGTTCGCACCAATGCCCTTCAGGGAGAAGCCCCAGTTGCGTTTTGGTCGGGGCCACTCTTCGCTGATGCAACAGGGATTGTTCGAACGACGTTCACCATTCCGCGTTTTCAAGGGGCATTGCGTATCATGGCAGTTGCCTCAGATGGCGAACGTTTTGGTTCAACGGACAATACTGTCCTCGTCAAAAGTCCATTAGTGCTTATGCCGACGTTTCCGCGTTTTCTCGCTATGGGTGACATTGCCGATGTTCCCATTACAGTGCGTAACGATACGGACGCCGACGGTGAGTTTCTTGTTCAGCTCGCCGCGAAAGGGCCGGTTCACCTGACACAGTCTGAAATGCGTATCTCCATTCCTCATGGAAAGGAAAAAACAGTCTTTTTCAAAGTGCAAGCCGATCAAGCTGAGGGACAAGCCGATTTTACGGTGACGGCGAATGGGAATGATGAAATGGCGAAGTATACGGCAGGCTTTCCTGTGCGCTCGGCCTATCCCCTTGTGACGCTCGTTGATGAAGGTGTTCTCAACGAGTCTCAAAAGACCATTCCCGCGGCAGACCCGGCGAATATGGTGCCAGCGACATTGCGGCGTTCCATTCGGGTCGGCGGATCGCCTATTGTTCGCTTCAGCGATAAGCTTCAAGATCTGTTGTTATACCCTTATGGTTGTTTGGAACAAACCGTGTCTCGCGCCTTTCCTTTGTTGTATATTGCGGATCTAGCGGCGACGTTGAATCCGGGCTCATTCGATAAAGGCAATGTTCCGGCTTTTGTTCAAGACGGAATTACGCGTGTGTTGTCCATGCAGTTGTCGTCCGGCCTGTTCGCCATGTGGCCGGGGTCGTCCTATGTCGATACGTTTTCCAGTGTCTATGCGGCGGATTTTCTTGTCCAAGCCGATCGCGCTGGATATGGCGTCAGCCGGTATAATCTCGACAAGGCAATACAAGCGCTTCAAAATACCGTGCATGACGAATCTCTTACGAAGCGGTCGATAAAAACCGTCGTGTACGGTCTATACGTCTTGGCATTGGCAGGCCGGGCTGATTTCGGTGTAATGGATCATTTGTTTGAAAAAAGCGCTGCCACCATGTCGGAAGCTGATCGGGCATTGCTGGCTGCGGCCTATGCGGCTGTGGGGAACAAGCAGGCCATGTCCCGGCTGCTCAAGATGACGTCTCCGCTTCATAAAGAGGGAGCTCCTGCGGCATCAGGATATGAGGAGAGAGACGCCTTTTCGTCGGCATTGCGAAATCAGGCGCTCCGTATCAATGCGCTTCTTTCGGCGGACCCGTCGTTTCCGGCCCTGCCAAACCTGGTGCAGAAGCTGAGCCAGGCTTTAGCCAATAAAAAGCTGACATCAACCCAAGAAAACGCCTTTGCGCTGTTGGCCCTTGGACGATATGCCGAAATGGAACGCAAGCAAGGATCGTCTTCAGGAACTGTGTATGTGGGGGATACCGAACTGGGGCGTTTCACGTCCAAACAGGCCTATTCCGCAGAAGGGGTAACAGGGGAAGGACCTGTTCGTATTGTACTCGAAAAAACGGTCAAACAGGGTTCAGTCTTCTACAATGTTGTCTCTCGGTTTGTGCCAACGGCGCAGTCCTATACTCCCAAGGCGAACGGCTTGTCGGTTATGCGGAGTATCATGCATCGTAACGGCACTCCGGTGGAACCGGGGGAAGCCATGCCACAGGGCGGATTGCTGATTGTCAAAACGTCGGTATCTCCTGGAGACGATCCCATCGATAACGTTGTTGTTCAGACGTTGTTGCCGGCCGGGCTGGAAGTGGAGAATCCGCGTCTCGCCACAAGTGAACAGCAGGTATCGTTTGCGAAAGAAGCTCTGTTCAAGGCTCAATACACTGATATTCGCAATGACCAGTTTCTCTTCTTCATCAACTTGAATGAAAAAGGTTGGGTTCACCAATATAGTCTGCTTCGTGCGGTCACTCCGGGAAAGTTTGCTTTTCCACCGGTGATGGCGCAGGCTATGTATGACCCGCAGCGTCAGGCGTATGGTGATGTTTCCACTCTTGATGTCACTATGACGCCGTAACCCGAGACAAGGCCGGAATGATGTCGTTTGCGCGTTATATTATCGTCTCCTATCGCATTACGTGGCACGATGGCGTATACAGTGCGGTTGTGGCCGATTTCAGGCAGCGCCGAATTCTGGCTCAAGCGAAAAGCAGTGTCGACCTGGGCGAGATTTTGACTGAACTCGATGATCTCGCCCAGGATATGGCAACGGCACATGGCCTCCCGGTCAAAGTTGAAAATTATTTTTTTGATCCTATGGAGAAGGGAATCTATCTGGAGAAGCGAACATTTGAACCTGTCCAGAGCATGGAGTTCGAAGCAGAGCCTGTTGCCTCCAGGACGGGGCGTGTGACTCGCTCTATGGTACAGAGCGATCTGTTTATCGCGGTTTCAAAAATCGTGCTCTATTGGATGATTGTTGCAGCGTTCACCGCTTTGCTGATTTATTTCTATGCACTGCCTTTTCTCCAGGCATTTCTCATTGCTCTTGCTATCGCGCTTATTCCGTTTTGGGGAAGCATTACAGCGACGTTTCAACATGCTCGCAACGATATGGAGGCACAATGGGGGGGAGATGTCGAAGAGGCAGAAGTACGGCCACGCCCTGTTCTTCCTCCTGGGAAGGAACAGGAAGAAAGTACGGAGAAAACGCAGGAATACAAAGCGAGTTAAAGGAAGGTTTCAGGGGATATCGTGAAGAGCAAAGAGCGGATGTTGTCTCGCTCTGTATGATGGATCATATTGACGATGACACAGAATGCATACTCTCATAGAGAGTTGATGAAGTCAGCGAATACACCGTGATGTACCTCCTGTACGAACGTTCAGTTTCTTCCATACAGGACGATGTTGTGGGAGAACTCGACAGGTGTTATTTCGACCAGGGATCGTCAAGACGAATGGGTTTACCTTGACTTGCCTTGCTCGCAGTGTCCTGCGCTTTCTGCTTCTCAGCTTTGAGCCGTTTTTGCTCGGCCAGTATGATTTGGCCGAGTACGCGCTCTTGGTCATCGTCTTTTTTCAGAAACACTCCGGCAACAAGATTTTGAGCACGCCGAACGACGCGTACTTTCAGGTCGGAAAGCACGGTTGTTTCTTCTTGCGCGAGATCGCATTTGAAAACGATGCCGACTTTGAGAGCGGCTGCATTGGTGGATATTGCCACTCCAGAAACACTTATGTCTTTTATTTTGATGGGGTAGGCTTTGTTTTTACCATGAATGACCAACATAAGGCCGGCAGGGCTGACCCGGTAGCCGGAGCGACGTTCCTTTGTCTTCGTAGATACAGACAATTCCATGGCGCGACCTAGTGTGATATGGTTAATTTTTTCGACCTAATAGCAAATATAATGTAAAATGAAAAGATCAAGAATGTATTTCTTTTCAATTCGAAATCGAGAGAAAAAGCTATTTTTTTCAGCTTTCGGTAAGGGAATCTCAATCATTGGGATTCTTGTACTGTTTGGAATAGGGGGACTGTATATTTTATCATGGTTCAGTCCTCTTCCCGAGCAAGCGCTGTTTCCACATCCCGCTGTGCGAGTTATGGATAAAGATGGGAATGTTATGCGGCTATTTTTGCCCCATGACGACATGTGGCGCTTTCCTGTGGAACTTCAAGATGTATCTCTGGATTATATACAAACGGTGTTGGCCAGTGAGGACCGTCACTACTATCAGCATCCGGGCATTAACCCGTTGGCTATTATTCGAGCTGCGATCGCTAACATAAAAGCAGGATATGTGGTCAGTGGGGGATCCACCATAACCATGCAGCTCGCGAGACTTCTCGAACCCAAAGAACGGACGGTATGGTCTAAAATAATAGAATCGTTTCGAGCGTTGCAACTGGAAGCGACGTACGACAAACAGACGCTGCTTGAGCGCTATGTCAATTTGGCTCCATACGGGAGAAACATTGTTGGTGTAGGAGCTGCCGCGTATTTTTATTTTCGCAAGGCTCCGTCTTCATTGTCTGTGGCGGAAGCCGCATTGCTGACCGTCTTGCCACGGGCGCCAACAGCATTTGATCCCATTCGCAATCCCGACGTCTGCAAAGCCGCGCGAGATCGTGTCCTTGATCAACTCGCGGCACATGGCGTTATTACTGTACAACAGTCTGTTGCCGCCAAAAGCCGTCCATTACCGACCAGTCTTGCTCCGATTCCTTTTCGTGCGCCGCATTTTGCACGCATGGTTCGCGATGGCGCTGGCAACAACGGCGTGGTGCATACAACCATTGATGCCGGCATTCAGACCGCAACCCATAAGGTGCTTGTGACTGAGCTTGCCGAACTTCGACGTCAGGGCATTGAAAATGCTGCTGCCGTGGTTATTGAAACCGAGACCGGGGCTGTGCGTGCCTTTGTCGGGTCGGCAAATTTTTTTGATGCCGACCATGCCGGTCAAATCGATGGTGTGACGATGCAACGTTCTCCCGGATCGAGTCTGAAACCACTGTTGTATGCCCAAGCATTCGACGCCGGGATCATTGTCCCCGATTCCATTTTGCTCGACGTACCGACACGGTTTGGATTTTATGAGCCCCGAAATTACGATGGTCAGTTTCGGGGACGAGTGACGGCGGAAGACGCATTAATCCATTCTCTCAATGTTCCGGCTGTTCGCTTACTGTCTGAAGTTGGACTGGATTCGTTTTATGGGCTCATGCGTAAAGCCGGGATATCAACCCTTGATAAACCTGCAGCATTTTATGGTTTACCTCTCGTGTTAGGAGCGGCTGAAGCTCGATTGCTTGATGTGACGGCGATTTATGCTGCATTTGCCCGTGGGGGACTGTATATGCGTCCACGACTTTTGCAGAACGATGTTATCTTACCCAATGAACGCATTTGTTCCACGGAGGCGGCCGCATTTTTAACCGATATTTTATCTCAAGTGGAACGACCTGACTTACCGCGGTCATGGAAACTGTCGCGAAATGCCGTTGCCGTGGCTTGGAAAACCGGGACATCCTTCGGGCACCGGGATGCATGGGCATTTGGGTATTCCGGACGATATGCCGTGGGCGTTTGGGTGGGGAGTTTTTCCGGAAAGCCGATTCAAGGTATTTCCGGGGCCAGACAGGCTGGACCGCTTCTCTTTGATGTTTTCAAAGCAATAGAGCCCTCCGGGTCTCGATTGCCAAGTTTCCCAGGTGCGCATTTTGGCGAAATTGTCGTCTGTGAATTGTCCAGACAACTGCCAGGGCCGGCATGTCCGGAAACGCGAACCATTCGTTCCATTCCTGGAGTGTCACGATTTGTTCCCGACACAACGCATAGGCGTATTTTTCTCGATGCGGACACAGGCTGGCGGTTGCGTGGCGATTGTCTTGCCGGCCATCGTGTTGTTTCCGGTGTAGCGATTGTGAATCCCCCGGAACTCACGGCCTGGCGTTTGCAAGAAGGACTACCGGTGGAACCTGTTGCGCGCCTTGCTCCAGAATGTCGTCATGACGAAGCCGATGCCCCACACATTCTTTCACCAATAGATATGGCAACGTATCAATATCGACAGGGAGTGCCCAAACAGTACCAACGTCTTGCTTTTCAAGCACGTCCCGGACAAGGCGCCGTTGAGAGCATGTTGTATTGGTATGTTGATGGGATATTGATTGGCCAAGTAGAACCGGGACAGACGCTGTTTTATGACCTTGAACCAGGGCGACATGATCTTATGGTCGTTGATGAAAATGGGGCCAGCAACAGTATTGTTTTCATTGTTGAGAGCAGAAAGGGGGCCGGTTGATGGAACAAAAAAAATGGAAAATTGTGATTCTCGGCCTGATACTGACGGCAATGGGGGCTCTTGTTTTCTCTGAACCAGCATATAGTCAACAATGTCGAGTCGATACATTCCGGCCAGTCATTTTAGTTGGGCATTCGAACCGCAGGGGAGGTGCACAAAGTGCCCGGGGCCGTTCGGAATTTTTGTTCAATCAAAAGCTTGCTGCTGCTTTGGCCGATGGATTGCGCCAGGCCGGGTTCTCGAAAACAGTCCTTGTCAATTTCGAGGGGAATGTGGATAGCCTTGAGGCCAAAGTACGTGCAGCAAAAGCGGCTCAAGCGGATATTGTTTTGTCGATACACCACGATTCCGTTCAACCACGGTATTTGTCGAAATGGACGGTAAACGGGAAAGCGTATCGCTATTCTGATCGATTTTCTGGCTACTCGCTTTTTGTATCAAAGAAAAATCCACGATTTGGCGCCTCTTTTGCGTTGGCCAGAAAGCTCGGAGAACAATTGCGTCGACGGGGACTTGTCCCAACGCTGCACCATGCCGAACCTATCAAAGGAGAGAATCGACCGTTGCTCGACAAGAAAAACGGTGTCTACCAATATGATGGTCTTGTCGTATTGCGTGAAGCTGATGTTCCGGCAGTACTTATTGAAGCTGGAGTCATTGTACACCGGGATGAAGAACTGGATTTACTCAGTGAAGAACGTCAACAAGCTACGGTGGAGGCTGTTGTGGAAGCTGTTCGGGCATATTGCCATGGTACACCGAGAAACGGTTGAGCTCTAAGAAAAGCTGTTTCTTCCTGTTTGAAAGCAGCGTATTGGATTTGCGGCACTGTACATAACCCTGATTTTTTCTGGAAAAAAGGAGTGGAAATGCGGTCTTTAGTTGTTGATGACAGCAAGTCGGTTCGTTTTTTTCTACGAGATACCCTTCGGCAATACGGAGCATGCGAAGCCGCAGAAACGGGAGTTGAAGGCGTAAAGATGTTTGAGGATGCGTTGAAAGACAATATCCCGTTTAATCTTGTTGTTATGGATATTATGCTCCCGGAACTCAATGGTCATGACGCATTGAAACAGATTGCAGATTTAGAGAAGGAATACCATGTCTCTGGAAAAGACAAAGCAAAGTACATAATGATTTCGAGTCTTAAAGATGGCCGTAATATGATGCGTGCACATTATGAAGAAGGTGTTGCGTTATATATTACCAAACCCATTCGGCGGGAAACTTTGAAAGAAGCGCTCATTAATCTTGGATTTGTTGTTCATCCTGTACGTGAGCTTATGGATATTGCGTGAGAAACATGTTGAAGAAGTATCCCGGCCATAAAAGTGTCTTTCTTGGCGTGGGAGACGGGGGGGTGTATTCCACCTCGACCGCCATCGAAACAATATTAGGGTCGTGCGTCGCTGTAACACTTTTTTGTCGTGAAAAACGTATTGGCGGAATTTTTCATGCGTTGTTACCGGCCTTTCTTGACTATGAACATGACAAACTCCAAGTCAATCGTTTTCGATATGTAGACTCCGGGATTGATACGCTTTTTCGTCGGTTAATAAATCTTGGAGCGCTTGTTGATAAAATCGAAGCCAAGGTTTTCGGCGGAGCAGAGGACTTGATCAGCGGCAGTTTGAGCGTCGGGCGGCGCAATGTGGCAACGGCATTTGATGTGCTTTCAGATAAGAATATTCGTGTTGTGGCATCGGATGTCGGGGGGGAGCGCGGTCGAAAAATGATTTTTCTGACGTCGTCAGGAGAAGTCTTTGTGCGCTATCTTCGCTCGCGTGAAGAGCAACTTGCATTGCCGGAGCTGGAGCCAGACGTCTTTGCCAGTTTACCAACCAAAGTAAAAAAACATGGGTAGGACGCCATGAACGCTGCTGAATACGGCATGATTTCATGTTTTTCCGTCGACCTGTGTGTTGACGGAATAACCTGAAATACGACATCTTCATTGCATGAATAGTACGTATAGCGGTCCGAGTGATCCTCTTTGGTACAAGGACGCCGTCATCTACGAAGTCCATATCAAGGCATTTTGTGACGTCGACGGAGACGGTATTGGTGACTTTTCAGGGTTTACAACGAAACTGGATTATTTACGTGACCTCGGGGTGACGGCGATTTGGCTCTTGCCGTTTTATCCCTCTCCACTTCGGGACGATGGCTACGATATTGCCGAATATATGGACATCCACCCCGATTATGGGGATATGGAAACGTTTAAAACCTTCATTGATGAAGCCCATGCACTCGGACTCTATGTTATCACCGAGCTTGTCATTAATCACACTTCCGACCGGCATCCATGGTTCACCCGAGCCAGACATGCTCCTCCGGGCAGTCCGGAACGCGATTTTTATGTCTGGAGCGATACCTCTGATAAGTACCTCAAAGCACGCATTATTTTTAAAGATTTTGAAGCGTCGAACTGGTCGTGGGACCCCATAGCCAAAGCGTATTATTGGCATCGGTTTTATGCGCACCAACCCGACCTTAATTTCGAGAATCCCGCGGTACGCGAGAAGATTTTTGACGTCATCGATTTTTGGCTTGATCTCGGAGTCGATGGCATGCGTCTGGACGCCGTTCCCTACTTGTTTGAATCCGAAGACAGTAATTGCGAAAATCTTCCTGAGACGATCGATTATCTGAAAACCCTCCGTGCCCATGTTGACGAGAAGTATCAAAATCGAATGCTCCTTGCGGAGGCAAACCAATGGCCCGAGGATGCGGCCAAGTATTTTGGTGACGGGGATGTCTGTCACATGTGTTTTCACTTTCCTCTTATGCCGCGTATGTTCATGGCGTTGGAAATGGAGGATCGGTTTCCGATTATTGATATTTTGGAACAGACCCCACCGCTTCCCGGAAACTGTCAATGGGCTGTTTTCCTGCGCAACCATGATGAATTGACGCTGGAAATGGTGACGGACGAGGAACGCGATTACATGTACCGCATGTATGCGTTGGATAAACGGGCACGTATCAACCTCGGGATTCGTCGACGCCTGGCCCCGCTCTTGGATAATGATCGGCGGAAAATCGAACTCATGGACGTCTTGCTCATGACCATGCCGGGGTCGCCGGTTATTTATTATGGCGATGAAATCGGAATGGGGGACAATTTTTATCTTGGGGACCGTGACGGTGTACGTACCCCCATGCAATGGAGCGACGAAAAAAACGCCGGCTTTTCCAAAGCCAATCCACAAGGATTATTCCTCCCTGTCGTCATTGATCCAGAGTACCATTACCAGGCTGTCAACGTGGAGGCGCAGCAACAAAATAGCGCTTCACTTCTGTGGTGGATCAAGCGTCTGGTTGCCATGCGAAAGCGATACCGAGCTTTCGGTCATGGCGATATGACGTTCGTTTCTTCGGATAATCATCACATTCTGGCCTATCTCCGAAAAATGGAAGAAGAAGTCCTTCTCATTGTGGTGAATTTGTGCCGGGCGCCGCAGGCTGTACGACTTGACCTGGCGGAATACGCTGGGAGACTTCCTGTGGAAACAACGGGAAAAACCGTTTTTCCGGAAATAGAGTCCTCTCCGTATTTTCTGACCATGAACGGGCATGGATATTTTATTTTTGAACTGGCTGACAGCAAAGACGCTCCACGACGTCAGGTGGTCGATACGCCCTCCATTACGATCCATGGCGGCGTGTTTCTTGACGTTG includes the following:
- the treS gene encoding maltose alpha-D-glucosyltransferase — protein: MNSTYSGPSDPLWYKDAVIYEVHIKAFCDVDGDGIGDFSGFTTKLDYLRDLGVTAIWLLPFYPSPLRDDGYDIAEYMDIHPDYGDMETFKTFIDEAHALGLYVITELVINHTSDRHPWFTRARHAPPGSPERDFYVWSDTSDKYLKARIIFKDFEASNWSWDPIAKAYYWHRFYAHQPDLNFENPAVREKIFDVIDFWLDLGVDGMRLDAVPYLFESEDSNCENLPETIDYLKTLRAHVDEKYQNRMLLAEANQWPEDAAKYFGDGDVCHMCFHFPLMPRMFMALEMEDRFPIIDILEQTPPLPGNCQWAVFLRNHDELTLEMVTDEERDYMYRMYALDKRARINLGIRRRLAPLLDNDRRKIELMDVLLMTMPGSPVIYYGDEIGMGDNFYLGDRDGVRTPMQWSDEKNAGFSKANPQGLFLPVVIDPEYHYQAVNVEAQQQNSASLLWWIKRLVAMRKRYRAFGHGDMTFVSSDNHHILAYLRKMEEEVLLIVVNLCRAPQAVRLDLAEYAGRLPVETTGKTVFPEIESSPYFLTMNGHGYFIFELADSKDAPRRQVVDTPSITIHGGVFLDVGVKHDLARHVLPNYLASKGLMPGRAGRFLRAEILETLPAGDADHPAWLVIVEANYTDGPSDTFNLFLSYERGKNTGLLEREEKGRIVCTVVGDDETDGVILEGPILAGGSAGHHQGLFTLAATRQIIKGRSGEFRSLPGKHSTVLGEQAGEHTAPEIREAATKDMLFAYDDKVMLKIYRRTAEGNNPDVETVRHLTEKGDFPHAPSYLGSVVYKKAGRSEMALGLFTTSYHSETTARHKYINHLTEFAERTLAWRNAGRPAPFAGMNLCDAGPSEFPEEERELLPGNHIAMCETLGEQAAVMHMALAKDYGDPEFTPEPFGFLARRSAYQGLRARIVRAFDGMRHVHVTDDADLTLLIAELNKRSIDVQELMDRFLRQAPECWKIRVHGCFVLDRIVFTGREFLFTDFDGPEGSSLSMARLKRLPSSDLVDMLHCFYETAIETLADDSMVRPDDRPIFEPYVRSFAVASSAVLLRAYFKRMEEADFFPQFDQATIFLEVGLLERLAVSLTNALKKGTIMAGPLGRTLLSLFNVSLSETTRSE